In a single window of the Montipora capricornis isolate CH-2021 chromosome 11, ASM3666992v2, whole genome shotgun sequence genome:
- the LOC138024525 gene encoding uncharacterized protein isoform X1, whose protein sequence is MRYFTGSRRRKRNTGSDRRQKASVEPESAKVSDEAVDLPEIKRLRRGNMDDKTQAQRRTVTKSKKSKQQCSSDATPIQPLESQPLEELPADGESMPSFSKPETRTEELNNIEQLSPESDSSINISDKRDSLTLYDTDECQSDHSFLRQQIKILKTPFQLEDDCPALARIRAKDSRHIPIEIIQNALRKVNNRRDDIIMRSLNRQAQRKVLGNLQDARCGEIPNETLSLASDGHLLERYKEMESRVANIEKVYDQIKQEHAQHKHIGELVAQLEVISDKFSSEDLVEQVKRTRNLGALTGPVLSDHTSYSHHQLVQMLFKD, encoded by the exons ATGAGATATTTCACTGGATCGCgacgaagaaaaagaaatactgGCAGCGATCGTAGACAAAAGGCTTCTGTAGAACCT GAAAGTGCAAAGGTCAGTGATGAGGCAGTTGACTTGCCAGAGATTAAAAGATTGAGGAGAGGCAACATGGATGACAAAACACAGGCTCAAAGAAGAACAgtaacaaaatcaaagaaaagcaAACAGCAATGTTCCAGTGACGCAACTCCTATACAGCCTCTTGAAAGTCAACCCTTAGAAGAGTTACCAGCTGATGGAGAATCAATGCCTTCATTCAGCAAACCTGAAACACGGACAGAAGAGCTTAATAATATTGAACAGTTATCTCCGGAGTCTGATAGCAGCATTAACATATCAGACAAAAGAGATTCTTTAACTCTCTATGACACAGATGAATGCCAAAGTGACCATAGTTTTCTTCGACAACAAATCAAGATATTGAAAACTCCTTTTCAGCTGGAAGATGACTGTCCTGCTTTAGCTAGGATCAGAG CAAAGGATTCAAGACATATTCCCATTGAGATCATTCAAAATGCATTGAGAAAAG TTAATAATAGAAGAGACGACATAATAATGAGAAGTCTTAACCGACAAGCACAGAGAAAGGTGCTTGGTAACTTACAGGATGCAAGATGTGGCGAAATACCAAACGAGACATTAAGTTTGGCTTCAGATGGCCATCTTCTTGAGAG GTATAAAGAAATGGAGTCAAGAGTTGCCAACATTGAAAAAGTTTATGaccaaattaaacaagaacatgcTCAGCACAAG CACATAGGTGAATTGGTAGCACAGCTGGAAGTAATCAGTGATAAATTCAGCAGTGAGGACTTGGTTGAACAAGTGAAAAGAACAAGGAATTTAG GTGCATTGACAGGACCAGTGCTCAGTGACCATACTTCATATTCTCATCACCAGCTTGTGCAGATGCTGTTCAAAGATTGA
- the LOC138024525 gene encoding uncharacterized protein isoform X2, with protein sequence MRYFTGSRRRKRNTGSDRRQKASVEPESAKVSDEAVDLPEIKRLRRGNMDDKTQAQRRTVTKSKKSKQQCSSDATPIQPLESQPLEELPADGESMPSFSKPETRTEELNNIEQLSPESDSSINISDKRDSLTLYDTDECQSDHSFLRQQIKILKTPFQLEDDCPALARIRAKDSRHIPIEIIQNALRKVNNRRDDIIMRSLNRQAQRKVLGNLQDARCGEIPNETLSLASDGHLLERYKEMESRVANIEKVYDQIKQEHAQHKVH encoded by the exons ATGAGATATTTCACTGGATCGCgacgaagaaaaagaaatactgGCAGCGATCGTAGACAAAAGGCTTCTGTAGAACCT GAAAGTGCAAAGGTCAGTGATGAGGCAGTTGACTTGCCAGAGATTAAAAGATTGAGGAGAGGCAACATGGATGACAAAACACAGGCTCAAAGAAGAACAgtaacaaaatcaaagaaaagcaAACAGCAATGTTCCAGTGACGCAACTCCTATACAGCCTCTTGAAAGTCAACCCTTAGAAGAGTTACCAGCTGATGGAGAATCAATGCCTTCATTCAGCAAACCTGAAACACGGACAGAAGAGCTTAATAATATTGAACAGTTATCTCCGGAGTCTGATAGCAGCATTAACATATCAGACAAAAGAGATTCTTTAACTCTCTATGACACAGATGAATGCCAAAGTGACCATAGTTTTCTTCGACAACAAATCAAGATATTGAAAACTCCTTTTCAGCTGGAAGATGACTGTCCTGCTTTAGCTAGGATCAGAG CAAAGGATTCAAGACATATTCCCATTGAGATCATTCAAAATGCATTGAGAAAAG TTAATAATAGAAGAGACGACATAATAATGAGAAGTCTTAACCGACAAGCACAGAGAAAGGTGCTTGGTAACTTACAGGATGCAAGATGTGGCGAAATACCAAACGAGACATTAAGTTTGGCTTCAGATGGCCATCTTCTTGAGAG GTATAAAGAAATGGAGTCAAGAGTTGCCAACATTGAAAAAGTTTATGaccaaattaaacaagaacatgcTCAGCACAAG GTGCATTGA
- the LOC138024527 gene encoding NADH dehydrogenase [ubiquinone] 1 beta subcomplex subunit 7-like: protein MGSALETSNMADEKYEPVMKVTAKEMADAKLPLQGRDYCAHLLIPLLKCRKETYLMPWKCHHEKHLWERCEYDDLMYRVREKERRKLQLGNK from the exons ATGGGTAGCGCGCTCGAAacatccaatatggcggacgagAAGTACGAGCCAG TGATGAAAGTGACTGCAAAAGAGATGGCGGACGCCAAGCTTCCATTGCAGGGAAGAGATTACTGCGCACACTTGCTCATACCACTTTTGAAATGCAGAAAAGAAACGTATCTTATGCCATGGAAATGTCATCACGAGAAACATTTGTGGGAGAGATGTGAATATGACGA CTTAATGTATCGTGTTAGAGAAAAAGAACGGCGAAAGCTGCAACTGGGGAACAAGTGA